From Salipiger profundus, a single genomic window includes:
- a CDS encoding adenylosuccinate synthase: MANVVVVGAQWGDEGKGKIVDWLSSRADVIARFQGGHNAGHTLVIDGTVFKLNALPSGVVRGGKMSVIGNGVVLDPWHLIKEIATIREQGVEITPETLMVAENTPLILPIHGELDRAREEAASKGAKIGTTGRGIGPAYEDKVGRRSVRVADLADRATLESRVDRALTHHDALRRGLGMEPVDRQALIDSLMEIAPEVLQYAGPVWKVLNEKRRAGKRILFEGAQGALLDIDFGTYPFVTSSNVIAGQAATGTGIGPGAIDFVLGIVKAYTTRVGEGPFPTELDDEDGNRLGTRGREFGTVTGRKRRCGWFDAVLVRQTCATSGVNGISLTKLDVLDGFETIKICTGYELDGEVLDHLPIAADEQARCTPVYEELEGWSESTEGARSWADLPGAAVKYVRRVEELIGCPVALLSTSPERDDTILVTDPFAD, from the coding sequence ATGGCTAACGTGGTCGTCGTGGGCGCTCAGTGGGGCGACGAGGGCAAAGGCAAGATCGTGGACTGGCTGTCGAGCCGGGCCGACGTGATCGCCCGCTTCCAGGGGGGCCACAACGCGGGCCATACCCTTGTGATCGACGGCACGGTCTTCAAGCTGAACGCGCTGCCGTCCGGCGTGGTGCGCGGCGGCAAGATGTCGGTGATCGGCAACGGCGTGGTGCTCGACCCCTGGCATCTGATCAAGGAGATCGCCACGATCCGCGAGCAGGGTGTCGAGATCACCCCCGAGACCCTCATGGTCGCCGAGAACACCCCGCTGATCCTGCCGATCCACGGTGAGCTCGACCGTGCCCGCGAGGAGGCCGCCAGCAAGGGCGCCAAGATCGGCACCACCGGCCGCGGCATCGGCCCGGCCTACGAGGACAAGGTCGGCCGCCGCTCGGTGCGTGTCGCCGACCTCGCCGACCGCGCGACGCTGGAAAGCCGTGTCGACCGGGCGCTCACCCACCACGACGCGCTGCGCCGTGGCCTCGGGATGGAGCCCGTCGACCGCCAGGCGCTGATCGACAGCCTGATGGAGATCGCCCCCGAGGTGCTGCAATACGCCGGTCCCGTGTGGAAGGTGCTCAACGAGAAGCGCCGCGCCGGCAAGCGCATCCTCTTCGAAGGCGCTCAGGGCGCGCTTCTGGACATCGACTTCGGCACCTACCCCTTCGTGACCTCCTCGAACGTGATCGCGGGACAGGCGGCCACCGGCACCGGCATCGGCCCCGGCGCCATCGACTTCGTGCTCGGGATCGTCAAGGCCTACACCACCCGTGTCGGCGAAGGCCCCTTCCCGACCGAGCTCGACGACGAGGACGGCAACCGCCTCGGCACCCGTGGCCGCGAGTTCGGCACCGTCACGGGCCGCAAGCGTCGCTGCGGCTGGTTCGACGCGGTGCTGGTGCGCCAGACCTGTGCCACCTCCGGCGTCAACGGCATCTCGCTGACCAAGCTCGACGTGCTCGACGGTTTCGAGACCATCAAGATCTGCACCGGCTACGAGCTTGACGGAGAGGTGCTCGACCACCTGCCCATCGCCGCCGACGAGCAGGCCCGCTGCACCCCGGTCTACGAAGAGCTCGAGGGCTGGAGCGAGTCGACCGAGGGCGCGCGCAGCTGGGCCGACCTGCCGGGCGCCGCGGTGAAATACGTCCGCCGCGTCGAAGAGCTGATCGGCTGCCCGGTGGCGCTGCTGTCGACCAGCCCCGAGCGCGACGACACGATCCTCGTCACCGACCCGTTCGCGGACTGA
- a CDS encoding DUF2842 domain-containing protein: protein MALRHKTRKRLSLLLLLVWLPLYIVAAVSLVNALGRPPIWAELLVYVALGFLWAIPFRFIFRGVGQADPDAAPEKPTDDTSGK, encoded by the coding sequence ATGGCGCTGCGCCACAAGACTCGCAAGCGCCTGTCGCTGCTGCTTCTCCTGGTCTGGCTGCCGCTCTACATCGTGGCGGCGGTCAGCCTCGTGAATGCGCTCGGCCGGCCGCCCATCTGGGCCGAACTGCTTGTCTACGTCGCCCTGGGCTTCCTCTGGGCGATCCCCTTCCGGTTCATCTTCCGGGGCGTCGGGCAGGCAGACCCCGACGCCGCCCCCGAGAAGCCGACGGACGACACCTCCGGCAAGTGA
- a CDS encoding MFS transporter, whose protein sequence is MTDSTADVETGARSGQPALNSPAKVLLASLVGTTIEFFDFYVYATAAVLVFPALFFPGSDPMTALLASFATFSIAFFARPLGAVVFGHFGDRVGRKATLVAALLTMGISTVVIGLLPTYAQIGVAAPALLALCRFGQGFGLGGEWGGAVLMATENAPEGKKNWYGMFPQLGAPVGLFLSSGMFWVLLQFMPEETLLSWGWRIPFLASMALIVVGLWVRLSITETPDFQKAIDNEERVAVPVVELFANHKVSIVLGTFVALATFVLFYISTAYLLSYNVKVVEIPFTDALAIQIWGAVIFGLFIPLAGKTAERFGRRQVLVATTLGIAAFSFLVPVLMVENEARIMAFVTLAMALMGLTYGLIGTALAAPFPTRVRYTGSSITFNFAGIVGASLAPYIATWLQSTYGLAYVGYYLCAAALITLLCIAASGRGKV, encoded by the coding sequence ATGACCGATAGCACTGCCGATGTTGAAACGGGGGCCCGTTCGGGCCAGCCCGCTCTCAACTCTCCCGCCAAGGTTCTGCTTGCGAGCCTCGTGGGCACCACCATCGAATTCTTCGACTTCTACGTCTATGCCACCGCCGCAGTGCTGGTCTTTCCGGCGCTGTTCTTCCCGGGCAGCGACCCGATGACGGCGCTGCTGGCAAGCTTCGCGACCTTCTCGATCGCCTTCTTCGCCCGTCCGCTGGGCGCCGTGGTCTTCGGCCACTTCGGCGACCGGGTCGGGCGCAAGGCGACGCTGGTGGCGGCACTGCTGACGATGGGCATCTCGACCGTGGTGATTGGCCTGCTGCCCACCTACGCGCAGATCGGCGTCGCCGCGCCGGCGCTGCTGGCGCTCTGCCGCTTCGGACAGGGCTTCGGACTCGGCGGCGAATGGGGCGGCGCGGTGCTGATGGCAACCGAGAACGCGCCCGAGGGCAAGAAGAACTGGTACGGCATGTTCCCGCAGCTGGGCGCGCCGGTCGGCCTGTTCCTCTCGTCCGGCATGTTCTGGGTGCTGCTGCAGTTCATGCCCGAAGAGACGCTGCTCAGCTGGGGCTGGCGGATTCCCTTCCTCGCCTCGATGGCACTGATCGTCGTGGGCCTCTGGGTGCGGCTGTCGATCACCGAGACGCCGGACTTCCAGAAGGCCATCGACAACGAGGAGCGCGTCGCGGTTCCGGTCGTCGAGCTGTTCGCGAACCACAAGGTCTCGATCGTGCTCGGCACCTTCGTCGCGCTGGCGACCTTCGTGCTGTTCTACATCTCGACCGCCTACCTTCTGAGCTACAACGTCAAGGTCGTGGAGATCCCCTTCACCGACGCGCTGGCGATCCAGATCTGGGGCGCGGTGATCTTCGGCCTGTTCATCCCGCTGGCGGGCAAGACCGCCGAGCGCTTCGGCCGCCGGCAGGTTCTGGTCGCCACCACTCTCGGGATCGCCGCCTTCTCGTTCCTCGTGCCGGTGCTGATGGTCGAGAACGAGGCGCGGATCATGGCCTTCGTGACGCTCGCCATGGCGCTGATGGGGCTGACCTACGGGCTGATCGGCACGGCGCTGGCCGCGCCCTTCCCGACCCGGGTGCGCTATACCGGCTCGTCGATCACCTTCAACTTCGCCGGCATCGTCGGCGCCTCGCTCGCGCCCTACATCGCAACCTGGCTGCAGTCGACCTACGGGCTCGCCTACGTCGGCTACTACCTCTGCGCCGCGGCGCTGATCACGCTGCTCTGCATCGCCGCGAGCGGACGCGGCAAGGTCTGA
- a CDS encoding inner membrane-spanning protein YciB — protein MAEKPINPFLKSSLEIGPILVFFAAYLLLKDRVFTIAGTEYEGFILVTAGFIPLMLACTAALWKLTGHLSPMQIVTAVLIVVFGGLSVWLNDERFFKMKPTLIYLLFGTALGIGLLRGESYLRKVMEGLMPLREEGWMILTKRVTALFFGLALLNEVIWRTMSTEMWVYFKTFGLTAAIFLFFMTQGTLFKRYGLEPDEK, from the coding sequence ATGGCCGAGAAACCGATCAACCCGTTCCTGAAATCGTCGCTCGAGATCGGACCGATCCTCGTCTTCTTCGCGGCCTACCTGCTGCTCAAGGACCGGGTCTTCACCATCGCCGGCACCGAGTACGAGGGCTTCATCCTCGTCACCGCCGGCTTCATCCCCCTGATGCTCGCCTGCACCGCCGCACTGTGGAAGCTCACCGGGCATCTCTCGCCGATGCAGATCGTCACTGCGGTGCTCATCGTGGTCTTCGGCGGGCTCTCGGTCTGGCTCAACGACGAACGCTTCTTCAAGATGAAGCCGACGCTGATCTACCTGCTCTTCGGCACCGCGCTCGGCATCGGCCTGCTGCGCGGCGAGAGCTACCTGCGCAAGGTGATGGAGGGGCTGATGCCGCTGCGGGAAGAGGGCTGGATGATCCTCACCAAGCGCGTCACCGCACTGTTCTTCGGGCTGGCGCTGTTGAACGAGGTGATCTGGCGGACCATGAGCACCGAGATGTGGGTCTATTTCAAGACCTTCGGTCTCACTGCCGCGATCTTCCTGTTCTTCATGACCCAGGGCACGCTCTTCAAGCGCTACGGTCTCGAGCCCGACGAAAAGTAA
- a CDS encoding MgtC/SapB family protein — MLEQIVDEFRHTFSAVPAPVAFARVLTAIFLGGCIGAERERRGKPAGLRTHILVSVAACLFVILGRELAALDFGGNEQRNDPLRMIEAVTAGVAFLAAGIIFTSGGQVKNTTTGASLWLAGAVGLGCGMGQMPLAAMTTAIVVVVLALVRVFERRMWPDQDHDD, encoded by the coding sequence ATGCTCGAGCAGATCGTCGACGAATTCCGCCACACCTTTTCCGCCGTCCCCGCCCCAGTCGCCTTTGCGCGGGTCCTCACGGCGATCTTCCTCGGGGGCTGCATCGGCGCCGAGCGGGAGCGCCGGGGCAAGCCGGCAGGGTTGCGCACGCATATCCTCGTGTCGGTGGCGGCCTGCCTCTTCGTGATCCTCGGACGGGAACTCGCGGCGCTCGACTTCGGGGGCAACGAGCAGCGCAACGATCCCCTGCGGATGATCGAGGCGGTGACCGCGGGTGTCGCGTTTCTCGCCGCCGGTATCATCTTCACCAGCGGCGGTCAGGTGAAGAACACCACCACCGGCGCGTCGCTCTGGCTGGCGGGCGCAGTGGGCCTTGGCTGCGGCATGGGCCAGATGCCGCTCGCGGCGATGACCACGGCCATCGTGGTGGTGGTGCTGGCGCTGGTGCGCGTGTTCGAGCGCCGGATGTGGCCCGACCAGGATCACGATGACTGA
- the ftsY gene encoding signal recognition particle-docking protein FtsY, translating to MSFFGKLKSRLLKSSSKLEEGLDAIVQEGGSEDAPETPDTPSRPEAPSRPETPAQPDTPRETPDVPPPPSEQPERPAETPDAPVETPPERPDEVQPPADPAPAPLPEPADRPEPGPDVVPPADPAPEPAPEIAPAPPVEAPAPLDPTPVVPPAETPTETPSQGGKPGLFGRLFRREAPAAPVVRRVLDDEMLESLEELLIASDMGVDTALRVASNIAEGRYGKRVSTQEIKELLSAEIARVMEPVARPLPLYPRTPQVVLVVGVNGSGKTTTIGKLASQFRAAGKSVVIAAGDTFRAAAVEQLQVWGERAGVPVLTAPEGSDPASLAFDAMTKAQAEGADLLMIDTAGRLQNRQDLMEELAKIVRVIRKKDPDAPHNTLLVLDATTGQNALAQVEIFRQVADVSGLVMTKLDGTAKGGVLVALADKFGLPIHAIGVGEQIDDLAPFDPEDFAAALTGLDRD from the coding sequence ATGTCCTTCTTCGGCAAGCTCAAGAGCCGGTTGCTCAAATCCTCCTCGAAACTCGAGGAAGGTCTCGACGCCATCGTGCAGGAGGGCGGCAGCGAAGACGCGCCCGAGACGCCGGACACGCCGTCGCGGCCCGAAGCGCCCAGCCGGCCCGAGACGCCGGCCCAGCCCGACACCCCGCGCGAAACGCCCGACGTGCCGCCGCCGCCGTCCGAGCAGCCGGAGCGCCCGGCCGAGACCCCCGACGCGCCGGTCGAGACCCCGCCCGAGCGGCCCGACGAGGTGCAGCCGCCGGCCGATCCCGCACCCGCGCCGCTGCCCGAGCCCGCCGATCGCCCCGAGCCCGGCCCCGATGTCGTGCCGCCCGCAGATCCCGCGCCGGAACCCGCGCCCGAGATCGCCCCGGCGCCCCCGGTGGAAGCCCCGGCGCCGCTCGACCCGACCCCGGTGGTGCCGCCGGCGGAAACGCCCACCGAAACCCCCTCGCAGGGCGGCAAGCCCGGTCTCTTCGGGCGCCTCTTCAGGCGCGAGGCCCCCGCCGCGCCGGTGGTCCGCCGCGTGCTCGACGACGAGATGCTCGAAAGCCTCGAAGAGCTGCTGATCGCCTCCGACATGGGCGTCGACACGGCGCTGCGCGTGGCCTCGAACATCGCCGAGGGGCGCTATGGCAAGCGCGTCTCGACGCAGGAGATCAAGGAGCTGCTCTCCGCCGAGATCGCCCGCGTGATGGAGCCCGTGGCCCGCCCGCTGCCGCTCTATCCCCGGACGCCGCAGGTGGTGCTGGTGGTGGGGGTCAACGGCTCCGGCAAGACCACGACCATCGGCAAGCTCGCCTCGCAGTTCCGGGCGGCCGGGAAATCGGTGGTGATCGCTGCCGGTGACACCTTCCGCGCCGCCGCCGTCGAGCAGCTGCAGGTCTGGGGCGAACGCGCCGGCGTGCCGGTGCTGACCGCGCCCGAAGGCTCTGACCCGGCCAGCCTCGCCTTCGACGCGATGACCAAGGCGCAGGCCGAGGGCGCGGATCTGCTGATGATCGACACCGCGGGCCGGCTGCAGAACCGCCAGGACCTGATGGAGGAGCTTGCGAAGATCGTCCGCGTGATCCGCAAGAAGGACCCGGATGCGCCGCACAACACGCTGCTCGTGCTCGATGCCACCACCGGCCAGAACGCGCTCGCGCAGGTCGAGATTTTCCGGCAGGTGGCGGATGTCTCGGGGCTGGTGATGACCAAGCTCGACGGCACCGCCAAGGGCGGCGTGCTGGTGGCGCTGGCCGACAAGTTCGGCCTGCCGATCCACGCCATCGGCGTGGGCGAGCAGATCGACGATCTCGCGCCCTTCGATCCCGAGGATTTCGCCGCCGCGCTCACCGGCCTCGACCGCGACTGA
- a CDS encoding lytic transglycosylase domain-containing protein yields the protein MTRQRRWGQLPGMWRAMLISGLLALAGPAAADAPPPPSEPGTLCSDGAFGPVQCIRPSQFVHDTCQAIGHFAARNGLDPGFFARLLWQESRFDPNALSHANAQGIAQFIPSTAKLRGLIDPYNPAEAMEYSAEYLGELTRRYGNQGLAAVAYNGGERRAGALVAGGATLPRETVNYVRIITGVSADTWAEDPPETHDFSLQPDKPFPAACHELARDRRLTALAPPEPELAPWGVQMAFGTTKARAMAQYRERARRCSGPVAGDEPDLVWKKSRASPRGGYWMARVGRDDRQAAWSLCKALKARGCACAVYKN from the coding sequence TTGACCCGCCAGCGGCGCTGGGGCCAACTGCCGGGCATGTGGCGGGCGATGCTGATCTCGGGTCTCCTGGCCCTGGCGGGACCGGCGGCGGCGGATGCCCCGCCGCCCCCGTCGGAGCCCGGAACGCTCTGTTCGGACGGGGCGTTCGGGCCGGTGCAATGCATCCGGCCGAGCCAGTTCGTGCACGACACCTGCCAGGCGATCGGCCATTTCGCCGCGCGGAACGGGCTCGACCCGGGCTTTTTCGCGCGGCTCCTGTGGCAGGAAAGCCGCTTCGATCCCAACGCACTAAGCCACGCCAACGCGCAGGGCATCGCGCAGTTCATCCCCTCGACCGCGAAGCTGCGCGGGCTCATCGACCCCTACAACCCCGCCGAGGCGATGGAGTATTCCGCCGAATATCTCGGCGAGCTGACCCGGCGCTACGGCAACCAGGGACTGGCCGCGGTGGCCTACAACGGCGGCGAGCGGCGCGCCGGTGCGCTGGTCGCCGGCGGTGCCACCCTGCCCCGCGAGACGGTGAACTACGTGCGCATCATCACCGGGGTGTCGGCGGACACATGGGCCGAGGACCCGCCGGAGACGCATGACTTCAGCCTCCAGCCCGACAAACCCTTTCCTGCTGCCTGCCACGAACTGGCGCGCGACCGGCGCTTGACGGCGCTTGCCCCGCCCGAGCCTGAGCTCGCGCCTTGGGGGGTGCAGATGGCCTTCGGCACCACCAAGGCGCGGGCCATGGCGCAATATCGCGAGCGCGCCCGCAGGTGCTCCGGGCCGGTGGCCGGCGACGAGCCAGACCTCGTCTGGAAGAAAAGCCGCGCCAGCCCCAGGGGCGGCTACTGGATGGCCCGGGTCGGCCGCGACGACCGGCAGGCGGCGTGGTCGCTGTGCAAGGCGCTGAAGGCGCGCGGCTGCGCCTGCGCGGTCTACAAGAACTGA
- a CDS encoding alkane 1-monooxygenase codes for MARFVIATSGMVALLALGLAFGGAWAWAALLCITVVTYFLDRIAALAAPDHPEREFPAGDGLAALLGLVHFPLLYAGAWAVAGHGAHGPGARVALFFALALFFGQVSNSNAHELIHRQSRWLRRLGVAVYCSLLFGHHASAHVRVHHVLAATAGDPNSAPLGRSYYRFAPRAWLGSFRSGLRAETALRARRARRRGLHPYLTYAGGAVLSLGLAWLVAGAGGLLALLGLAVYAQAQLLLSDYVQHYGLRRREVAPGRFEPVGPQHSWNAPHGASSALMLNAPRHSDHHAHPGRPYPGLELDRAAMPILPHSLPVMAVLALVPPVWHRIMDPRARRWQAG; via the coding sequence ATGGCACGTTTCGTGATCGCGACATCGGGCATGGTGGCGCTGCTGGCGCTGGGGTTGGCGTTCGGCGGCGCATGGGCCTGGGCGGCGCTGCTCTGCATCACCGTGGTCACCTATTTCCTGGACCGAATCGCGGCGCTGGCGGCGCCGGACCACCCCGAGCGGGAGTTTCCCGCGGGCGACGGGCTCGCCGCACTGCTGGGCCTCGTGCATTTTCCGCTGCTCTACGCCGGTGCATGGGCGGTGGCCGGGCACGGCGCGCATGGCCCCGGCGCCCGGGTGGCGCTGTTCTTCGCGCTGGCGCTGTTCTTCGGGCAGGTGAGCAACTCGAACGCGCATGAGCTGATCCACCGTCAGAGCCGCTGGCTGCGGCGGCTTGGGGTGGCGGTCTACTGCTCGCTGCTCTTCGGACATCATGCCTCGGCGCATGTGCGGGTGCATCATGTGCTTGCGGCGACGGCGGGGGATCCGAACTCGGCCCCGCTGGGACGCAGCTACTACCGCTTCGCGCCGCGCGCCTGGCTCGGCAGCTTCCGGTCGGGATTGCGCGCCGAGACCGCGCTGCGGGCCCGGCGCGCCCGGCGGCGGGGCTTGCATCCCTATCTGACCTACGCCGGTGGCGCGGTGCTGTCACTGGGGTTGGCGTGGCTGGTCGCCGGAGCCGGCGGCCTGCTGGCGCTGCTCGGCCTTGCGGTCTACGCGCAGGCGCAGCTTCTGCTATCGGACTACGTGCAGCACTACGGGCTGCGGCGGCGCGAGGTCGCGCCGGGCCGCTTCGAGCCGGTGGGACCGCAGCACAGCTGGAACGCGCCGCACGGGGCCTCGTCGGCGCTGATGCTGAACGCACCACGACACTCCGACCACCACGCCCACCCGGGCCGGCCCTACCCGGGGCTGGAGCTCGACCGGGCGGCGATGCCGATCCTGCCGCATTCGCTGCCGGTGATGGCGGTGCTGGCGCTGGTGCCGCCGGTCTGGCACCGGATCATGGACCCGCGCGCACGTCGTTGGCAGGCGGGCTGA
- the xseA gene encoding exodeoxyribonuclease VII large subunit, protein MDLLDDDPSGNTPEFSVSELSGAVKRMIEGEFGHVRVKGEVGRVSRPRSGHVYLDLKDDRAVLSGVVWKGVASRLETQPEEGMEVVATGRLTTFPGQSKYQIVIEDIRPAGLGALMAMLEKRKAQLQAEGLFDASRKQPLPYLPEVIGVVTSPSGAVIRDILHRLRERFPRKVLIWPVAVQGQRCAPDVVHAIEGFNALSPGGALPRPDLLIVARGGGSVEDLWGFNEESVARAAAASRIPLISAVGHETDTTLIDFVSDKRAPTPTAAAEIAVPVRMELLGWTGEAGARMTRAMGQRIETRSQRLRDLSRGLPRADTLLDQPRQRLDILADRLPRALIRGTEQRRVALSDVAGALRPSLLARTIAHGRESLGRRTDRLSLRPIEREIARSRDRLDTLARRLGEAGTRRLEDPATRLSGLSRLLETLSYKGTLARGYAVVRSGEGHVLTRKAEAEQAAGLEIEFADGRFPVGGSAPKPKARRKPGDKPEQGSLF, encoded by the coding sequence ATGGACCTTCTCGACGACGACCCCAGCGGCAACACCCCCGAATTCTCCGTCTCCGAGCTCTCGGGGGCGGTCAAGCGCATGATCGAGGGCGAGTTCGGCCACGTCCGCGTCAAGGGCGAGGTCGGCCGCGTCTCGCGCCCGCGTTCGGGGCATGTCTACCTCGACCTCAAGGACGACCGCGCGGTGCTCTCGGGTGTCGTCTGGAAGGGTGTCGCCTCGCGGCTCGAGACCCAGCCCGAAGAGGGCATGGAGGTGGTCGCCACCGGGCGGCTCACCACCTTCCCGGGCCAGTCGAAATACCAGATCGTCATCGAGGACATCCGCCCGGCGGGGCTCGGCGCGCTGATGGCGATGCTCGAGAAGCGCAAGGCGCAGCTGCAGGCCGAGGGGCTCTTCGACGCGAGCCGCAAGCAGCCGCTGCCCTACCTGCCGGAGGTGATCGGCGTGGTCACCTCGCCCTCGGGCGCGGTGATCCGCGACATCCTGCACCGCCTGCGCGAACGGTTCCCGCGCAAGGTGCTGATCTGGCCGGTGGCGGTGCAGGGCCAGCGCTGCGCCCCCGACGTGGTACACGCCATCGAGGGCTTCAACGCCCTCAGCCCCGGCGGCGCGCTGCCGCGACCCGACCTGCTGATCGTCGCCCGTGGCGGCGGTTCGGTCGAGGATCTGTGGGGCTTCAACGAGGAAAGCGTCGCCCGGGCCGCCGCCGCCTCGCGCATCCCGCTGATCTCGGCCGTGGGCCACGAGACCGACACCACCCTCATCGATTTCGTCTCCGACAAGCGCGCGCCGACGCCCACCGCCGCCGCCGAGATCGCCGTGCCGGTGCGCATGGAACTGCTCGGCTGGACCGGCGAGGCCGGCGCACGCATGACCCGCGCCATGGGGCAGCGCATCGAGACCCGCAGCCAGCGCCTGCGCGACCTGTCCCGCGGCCTGCCGCGCGCCGACACGCTGCTCGACCAGCCGCGCCAGCGGCTCGACATCCTCGCCGACCGGCTGCCGCGCGCGCTCATCCGCGGCACCGAGCAGCGCCGCGTGGCGCTCTCCGACGTCGCCGGCGCGCTGCGCCCCTCGCTTCTCGCCCGCACCATCGCCCACGGCCGCGAGTCGCTGGGGCGCCGCACGGACCGGCTCTCGCTGCGCCCGATCGAACGCGAGATCGCCCGCAGCCGCGACCGTCTCGACACGCTTGCCCGCCGCCTCGGTGAGGCCGGCACGCGCCGTCTCGAGGACCCGGCCACCCGTCTTTCGGGGCTCTCGCGACTGCTCGAGACGCTCAGCTACAAGGGCACGCTGGCGCGCGGCTACGCGGTGGTGCGCAGCGGCGAGGGCCACGTGCTCACCCGCAAGGCCGAGGCCGAGCAGGCCGCCGGGCTCGAGATCGAGTTCGCCGACGGCCGCTTTCCGGTCGGCGGCAGCGCGCCGAAACCGAAGGCCCGCCGCAAACCCGGCGACAAGCCCGAACAGGGCAGCCTGTTCTGA
- the purD gene encoding phosphoribosylamine--glycine ligase: MNILILGGGGREHALAWAVMQNPKCDKLIVAPGNAGIAQIAECARLDIEDGGTVVEFAGENAIDLVIIGPEAPLAAGVGDALRDAGFPVFGPSKEAARLEASKAFTKEICDAAQAPTAGYGHFTDAASAKAHVAAQGAPIVVKADGLAAGKGVIIAETVAEAEEAIDDMFGGAFGGAGAEVVIEEFMTGEEASFFLLVDGEDVLPIGTAQDHKRVGEGDTGPNTGGMGAYSPAPVLSDEIAQKALDEIIRPTMSEMVKRGTPYSGVLYAGLMIENGQPRLVEYNVRFGDPECQVLMMRLGAQALDLIHACAEGRLAEAQVTWADDHAMTVVIAAKGYPGAYEKGTVIGGLEGLPEDSFHQMFHAGTAQADGKVVASGGRVLNATARGATLAEAAERAYALVDGVDWPEGFCRRDIGWRAL; this comes from the coding sequence ATGAACATCCTCATTCTCGGTGGCGGTGGCCGCGAACATGCGCTGGCCTGGGCGGTGATGCAGAACCCCAAGTGCGACAAGCTGATCGTCGCGCCCGGCAATGCCGGCATCGCGCAGATCGCCGAATGCGCGCGGCTCGACATCGAGGACGGCGGCACCGTGGTCGAATTCGCCGGCGAGAACGCCATCGACCTCGTCATCATCGGCCCCGAGGCGCCGCTGGCCGCGGGCGTGGGCGACGCGCTGCGCGACGCGGGCTTCCCGGTGTTCGGCCCCTCAAAGGAGGCGGCGCGGCTCGAGGCCTCGAAGGCCTTCACTAAGGAGATCTGCGACGCGGCGCAGGCCCCCACCGCCGGCTACGGGCATTTCACCGATGCGGCCTCGGCCAAGGCACATGTCGCCGCTCAGGGCGCGCCGATCGTGGTCAAGGCCGACGGGCTCGCCGCCGGCAAGGGCGTGATCATCGCCGAAACCGTCGCCGAGGCCGAGGAAGCCATCGACGACATGTTCGGCGGTGCATTCGGTGGCGCCGGCGCCGAGGTGGTGATCGAGGAATTCATGACCGGCGAGGAGGCCTCGTTTTTCCTGCTGGTCGACGGCGAGGACGTGCTGCCGATCGGCACCGCGCAGGATCACAAGCGCGTCGGCGAGGGCGACACCGGCCCCAACACCGGCGGGATGGGCGCCTATTCCCCCGCCCCGGTGCTGTCGGACGAGATCGCGCAGAAGGCGCTCGACGAGATCATCCGTCCGACCATGTCCGAGATGGTCAAGCGCGGCACCCCCTACTCGGGCGTGCTCTATGCCGGGCTGATGATCGAGAACGGCCAGCCCCGGCTTGTCGAATACAACGTGCGCTTCGGCGACCCGGAATGCCAGGTCCTGATGATGCGGCTCGGCGCGCAGGCGCTCGACCTGATTCACGCCTGCGCCGAGGGCCGTCTGGCAGAGGCCCAGGTGACATGGGCCGACGATCACGCGATGACGGTGGTGATTGCGGCGAAAGGCTACCCCGGCGCCTACGAGAAGGGCACGGTGATCGGCGGGCTCGAGGGGCTGCCCGAGGACAGCTTTCACCAGATGTTCCACGCCGGCACGGCGCAGGCGGACGGCAAGGTCGTCGCGAGCGGCGGCCGGGTGCTCAACGCCACCGCACGCGGGGCGACGCTGGCGGAGGCCGCCGAGCGCGCCTATGCGCTGGTCGACGGCGTGGACTGGCCCGAGGGGTTCTGCCGCCGCGACATCGGCTGGCGCGCGCTCTGA
- the dps gene encoding DNA starvation/stationary phase protection protein Dps, which yields MPQNFVPFLKENARKEMIAVLNERLADTIDLSHAVKQAHWNLKGTGFIGVHELLDDVTANLRNGADDMAERIAMMGGLAQGTSKTVAEKSSLEPYPTDIVKIEDHVAALVERYNAYTTKLREGIEAADEAGDEDTADLFTEVSRAAEKDAWFIGSNSSAAA from the coding sequence ATGCCGCAGAACTTCGTTCCGTTTCTCAAGGAAAACGCCCGCAAGGAAATGATTGCCGTCCTCAACGAGCGTCTGGCCGACACGATCGACCTCAGCCACGCCGTCAAGCAGGCGCACTGGAACCTCAAGGGCACCGGCTTCATCGGCGTCCATGAACTGCTCGACGACGTGACCGCCAACCTGCGCAACGGCGCCGACGACATGGCCGAGCGCATCGCGATGATGGGCGGTCTTGCACAGGGCACCTCGAAGACGGTGGCCGAGAAGAGCTCGCTCGAGCCCTATCCCACGGACATCGTGAAGATCGAGGACCACGTCGCCGCGCTGGTCGAGCGCTACAACGCCTACACCACCAAGCTGCGTGAAGGCATCGAAGCCGCCGACGAGGCCGGCGACGAGGACACCGCCGACCTCTTCACCGAGGTCAGCCGTGCAGCCGAGAAGGATGCGTGGTTCATCGGCTCGAACAGCTCCGCTGCGGCCTGA